In the genome of Octopus sinensis linkage group LG12, ASM634580v1, whole genome shotgun sequence, one region contains:
- the LOC115218090 gene encoding RAB6A-GEF complex partner protein 2, whose product MIDVVATLPRGPVYLAGETIHCIITFSNSALPEYESHGEQYDVLAWASVQIHCQRTVSETRIVLPSSTNLSTEEVSTTGCETSFVPNKGEKGCTVLSTKPKILFCDLKLAPGESKQYEYKDIVPADSPPSYRGQAIKYSYKITIGTQRLNQPTKLLRIPIRVMVLFGLNDTSVYNENEVDVAPTNPFLKHSRKENSILDMALQVLSTVTTRKTARFYNITNVRGKVARFHLFKNAYRLGEDINGVFDFSGGSVACVQLSVSLQSEESVAEECCRKKNQPTSITFYGKQQEMCLHTQRTHISIPVPLTITPGFITDIVCLRWRLHFEFVTVVDEVHDSEQIVAADGCSMWQGSPVLNVETMVWDLPIKIFPTSPIHAWSATLLKSEEFIQV is encoded by the exons ATGATTGATGTGGTGGCCACCCTCCCTCGTGGGCCAGTCTACCTTGCAGGGGAGACGATCCATTGTATCATCACTTTCTCGAATTCAGCTCTTCCTGAATATGAATCTCA TGGTGAGCAGTATGATGTTCTTGCTTGGGCCAGTGTCCAGATACATTGTCAAAGAACGGTGAGTGAGACACGTATTGTTTTACCATCTTCCACTAATTTATCCACTGAAGAAGTATCAACAACAGGCTGTGAGACATCGTTTGTTCCAAACAAAG GAGAAAAAGGTTGTACAGTTCTttcaacaaaaccaaaaatactTTTCTGTGACCTCAAACTGGCACCTGGAGAGTCAAAACAAT atGAATACAAAGACATCGTGCCAGCTGATTCACCTCCTTCCTATCGAGGTCAAGCTATTAAATACTCTTACAAGATCACCATTGGTACACAGAGACTCAACCAACCAACAAAATTACTTCGCATTCCTATCCGTGTTATGGTGCTATTTG GGTTAAATGATACAAGTGTTTATAATGAAAACGAAGTAGACGTAGCTCCAACAAACCCATTCTTGAAGCATTCCAGGAAGGAGAATTCTATTTTAGATATGGCATTACAAGTTCTATCCACAGTCACCACCAGGAAAACTGCTC gTTTCTACAACATCACAAATGTTCGAGGAAAAGTTGCCCGTTTTCATCTGTTTAAAAATGCATATCGTTTGGGAGAAGATATTAATGGAGTGTTTGATTTTTCAGGTGGTAGTGTAGCCTGTGTCCAG CTGAGTGTTTCCCTGCAGAGTGAAGAGAGCGTTGCCGAGGAATGCTGTCGCAAAAAGAACCAACCTACTTCCATCACTTTCTATGGCAAACAGCAAGAGATGTGCCTTCATACCCAGCGCACCCACATCAGTATCCCTGTGCCACTTACTATTACTCCTGGCTTCATTACTGACATAG tttGTCTTCGATGGAGACTTCATTTTGAGTTTGTCACAGTTGTTGATGAAGTACACGACAGCGAACAGATCGTAGCAGCTGATGGTTGCTCCATGTGGCAGGGATCTCCAGTACTAAACGTTGAAACAATGGTGTGGGACCTACCTATTAAAATATTTCCTACGAGTCCAATCCATGCATGGAGTGCTACTTTGCTGAAAAGTGAAGAATTTATCCAAGTTTAA